The Pseudophaeobacter arcticus DSM 23566 genome includes a region encoding these proteins:
- a CDS encoding 2-hydroxyacid dehydrogenase: MTLLLQSFPARAKVWSEVFAAAGEPLFTQAPSGRKAKDVTVLACWQPPLDLTIYPNLELVLSVGAGVDHMPALPQHIMLCRSLAPGIETQVRDWVTMACLMMHRDMPAYVQQARVGEWSSLNTVANTARRVGVLGMGRIGKLVAQSLTALGFPVVGWSRSGRPVDGVEVYGAEALPRVLAQSDILVCLLPLTQETKGILNAKTFAALPKGAHLVHAGRGAHLHMDDLRDALGRGELKSAMLDVTNPEPLAKDHWAWAHPQVIITPHIAAQTDAYEGARHALNVVQALKRGETPPGLVDQTNGY; encoded by the coding sequence ATGACCCTGCTGCTCCAAAGCTTTCCTGCGCGTGCCAAGGTCTGGAGTGAGGTCTTTGCCGCAGCAGGAGAGCCTCTGTTCACGCAGGCTCCTTCGGGGAGGAAGGCCAAAGATGTCACGGTATTGGCCTGCTGGCAGCCGCCACTTGATTTGACGATATACCCAAACCTGGAACTGGTTTTGTCCGTTGGGGCTGGGGTGGATCACATGCCTGCCCTGCCTCAGCATATCATGCTGTGCCGATCTTTGGCGCCGGGGATTGAAACACAGGTGCGCGACTGGGTGACTATGGCCTGTTTGATGATGCACCGTGACATGCCCGCATATGTGCAACAGGCCCGTGTCGGGGAGTGGAGCAGCCTGAATACCGTGGCCAACACCGCGCGCCGGGTTGGCGTGCTGGGCATGGGGCGGATAGGTAAGCTGGTGGCGCAGAGTTTGACCGCTTTGGGCTTCCCGGTTGTTGGCTGGTCGCGCTCGGGGCGGCCGGTTGACGGGGTTGAGGTCTATGGCGCCGAGGCCTTGCCGAGGGTGCTGGCACAGTCTGACATATTGGTTTGTCTTTTGCCTCTGACCCAGGAAACCAAGGGCATTTTGAACGCCAAAACCTTTGCCGCCCTGCCCAAAGGTGCCCATTTGGTTCATGCAGGGCGCGGCGCGCACCTGCATATGGATGATCTGCGGGATGCGTTGGGTAGGGGTGAACTGAAGTCTGCCATGTTGGATGTCACCAATCCCGAGCCACTTGCCAAGGACCATTGGGCCTGGGCTCATCCGCAGGTGATCATCACGCCGCATATCGCGGCGCAGACCGACGCATATGAAGGTGCGCGCCACGCGCTGAACGTGGTCCAAGCCCTGAAACGCGGTGAAACTCCGCCGGGTTTGGTCGATCAGACCAACGGCTATTGA
- a CDS encoding ABC transporter substrate-binding protein, whose amino-acid sequence MTNNKPTNWTGRDDTMVENAIRRGATRRDLLKMLAASGVAVGAGSSLLMGATRAAAETPVFGGHLKAAGWSSSTADTLDPAKASLSTDYVRCCAIYNRLTFLDEFGQVQMELADSIDSADAKTWTVKLKSGVTFHDGKPFTSADVVFSMNRHLDPAVGSKVNSIAKQMTAFKAIDDLTVEIVLEESNADLPTILSLHHFMIVADGTTDFSKGNGTGAFMMETFEPGVKSIAVKNPNYFKDGPYLDSFEYFAITDNNARVNAVLSGDIHMGASIKGRSRRMLEGQDHVWSSVTSSGNYTNLNIRLDMEPGAKAGFIEGMKHLINREVIEKSVLRGMATVGNDQPVSAANRYHNTELAPKAYDPEKAKALFAKSGLLGETVPIVASDAATASVDMATVVQQAGSEIGMNFDVQRVPSDGYWSKYWLKAPIHFGNINPRPTPDILFSLLYTSDAKWNESHFKSEKFDRMLLEARGALNEDLRKEIYWDMQEMIANDAGTVIPAYLANVDALSTSVKGLRSNPLGGQMGYAFAEYVWLDA is encoded by the coding sequence ATGACCAATAATAAACCAACAAATTGGACCGGTCGCGACGATACAATGGTCGAAAATGCGATCCGGCGTGGCGCCACGCGGCGCGACTTGCTGAAGATGCTGGCCGCTTCGGGGGTTGCCGTCGGCGCAGGATCGTCCTTGCTGATGGGCGCAACACGTGCTGCGGCAGAAACACCGGTCTTTGGAGGCCATTTGAAAGCGGCGGGCTGGTCGTCATCCACCGCCGATACGCTTGATCCGGCCAAGGCCTCTTTGTCCACGGATTACGTGCGGTGCTGCGCGATCTACAACCGGCTGACGTTCTTGGATGAATTTGGTCAGGTTCAAATGGAACTGGCCGACAGCATTGACTCGGCTGATGCAAAAACATGGACGGTTAAGCTGAAATCCGGCGTCACTTTCCATGATGGCAAACCATTTACCTCGGCGGATGTGGTGTTCTCTATGAACCGTCACCTGGATCCGGCGGTTGGGTCCAAGGTCAATTCCATCGCAAAGCAGATGACCGCGTTCAAAGCGATTGATGATCTGACCGTTGAGATCGTTCTTGAAGAATCCAACGCCGACCTGCCAACGATCTTGTCGCTGCACCACTTCATGATTGTGGCGGATGGCACCACTGACTTTTCAAAAGGCAACGGTACCGGTGCCTTTATGATGGAAACCTTTGAACCGGGTGTAAAATCCATTGCGGTGAAGAACCCAAATTACTTTAAAGACGGTCCCTATCTGGACAGTTTTGAGTATTTCGCCATCACCGACAACAACGCGCGTGTAAATGCGGTTCTGTCCGGGGACATTCACATGGGCGCCTCCATCAAGGGTCGGTCGCGCCGCATGTTGGAAGGCCAGGACCACGTGTGGTCATCGGTCACCAGTTCCGGCAATTATACCAACCTGAACATCCGTCTGGACATGGAGCCTGGTGCCAAAGCAGGTTTCATTGAAGGGATGAAGCATCTGATCAATCGCGAAGTGATCGAAAAGTCGGTGCTGCGCGGCATGGCAACTGTAGGGAACGACCAGCCGGTGTCTGCGGCCAACCGCTATCATAATACTGAGCTGGCCCCCAAAGCCTATGATCCGGAGAAGGCAAAGGCACTGTTTGCCAAATCCGGCCTACTGGGAGAAACGGTTCCAATCGTTGCCTCTGATGCGGCAACGGCCTCCGTTGATATGGCAACGGTGGTTCAACAGGCAGGTTCAGAAATCGGCATGAACTTTGACGTTCAGCGGGTGCCGTCTGATGGCTATTGGTCCAAATATTGGCTGAAAGCGCCAATTCATTTTGGCAACATCAACCCACGTCCAACACCTGATATCCTGTTCTCGCTGCTCTACACCTCTGATGCCAAATGGAACGAGAGCCATTTCAAATCAGAGAAATTTGATAGGATGCTGCTCGAAGCACGCGGCGCCCTGAACGAAGATCTCCGCAAGGAAATCTATTGGGACATGCAGGAAATGATTGCGAATGATGCGGGCACGGTTATTCCCGCCTACCTGGCAAACGTGGATGCATTGTCCACCTCTGTGAAAGGCCTGCGGTCAAATCCATTGGGCGGTCAAATGGGATATGCATTTGCCGAGTACGTCTGGCTCGACGCCTGA
- a CDS encoding ABC transporter permease, which yields MLVAQRLGIALITLVIVSFAVFFATELLPGDVAEILLGQAATPEAVAGLRDAMGLNEPALSRFLSWLGGLATGDMGRSYVNDISVSDLIGRRLSNSLRLAGVVTVICVPFALTCGIAAAMWQDSLLDRLVSILTISVISVPEFMVATLAVLVFAVWLDWLPALSYGADASNFGALLKAYAMPVITLTCVVSAQMIRMTRAAVIETIKTPYVEMALLKGASRRRMVLHHALPNALGPIANAVALSLSYLVGGVIIVETVFNYPGVAKLMVDAVATRDLPLIQSCAMVFCVSYLSLITLADVIATLSNPRLRK from the coding sequence ATGCTTGTCGCACAGCGACTTGGAATCGCATTGATCACGTTAGTCATTGTGTCTTTTGCGGTTTTTTTCGCCACCGAACTTTTGCCCGGAGATGTCGCCGAGATCCTTTTGGGGCAGGCGGCAACACCCGAGGCCGTTGCCGGGTTGCGTGATGCTATGGGGTTGAACGAGCCAGCACTATCGAGGTTCCTGTCATGGCTGGGGGGGCTCGCCACCGGGGACATGGGGCGCTCGTATGTCAACGACATCAGCGTTTCCGATTTGATTGGACGCCGGCTATCCAACTCCTTGCGCCTGGCAGGGGTTGTCACCGTGATCTGCGTCCCCTTTGCCCTGACCTGCGGTATCGCTGCAGCCATGTGGCAGGATTCCCTGTTGGATCGGCTTGTTTCGATCCTGACGATTTCAGTGATTTCCGTTCCAGAGTTTATGGTCGCCACATTGGCGGTTCTGGTGTTCGCGGTTTGGCTGGATTGGCTGCCGGCCCTGAGCTACGGGGCGGATGCCAGCAATTTTGGCGCACTGCTCAAAGCCTATGCGATGCCCGTCATCACTTTGACCTGCGTTGTTTCGGCGCAGATGATCCGCATGACCCGCGCCGCAGTGATTGAGACAATCAAGACACCCTATGTCGAAATGGCGCTTCTAAAAGGGGCCAGCCGTCGGCGCATGGTTTTACATCATGCTTTGCCCAATGCGCTGGGCCCCATCGCAAACGCGGTGGCTTTGTCGCTGTCCTATCTCGTCGGTGGTGTGATCATCGTCGAAACCGTTTTTAACTATCCGGGGGTGGCCAAACTGATGGTGGATGCCGTTGCAACGCGTGACTTACCGCTCATCCAGTCCTGCGCGATGGTGTTCTGTGTGAGCTATCTTTCTTTGATCACCTTGGCTGATGTGATCGCCACTCTGTCCAACCCAAGGCTGCGGAAATGA
- a CDS encoding ABC transporter permease — MMQDPQTSERKFSITGYGYSFNMAGRIGLAIILFWAVIALIAPWITPYPAGKIVDWDYFGPISESYWMGTDYLGRDILSRVLMGARYTVGISLAGVTLACAGGIVLGMVAAVIGGWFDTILSRLLDAFNGIPSLLFGLVVVAAVGSSIPVLVLTLAAIYLPGSYRFARALAVNVNTMDFVTVARARGEQTGYLIRTEIFPNILGPVLADLGLRFVFIVLVLSGLSFLGIGVQPPHADWGGLVRENIEGLSLGAPAVIFPCIAIASLTISVNMFIDNLPQKIRDRSN, encoded by the coding sequence ATGATGCAAGATCCTCAAACCTCCGAACGCAAGTTCTCGATCACAGGTTATGGCTATTCCTTTAATATGGCGGGAAGAATTGGCCTGGCCATCATCCTGTTCTGGGCTGTGATCGCGCTGATTGCACCCTGGATCACCCCCTATCCTGCGGGCAAGATTGTGGATTGGGACTACTTTGGCCCAATCAGCGAAAGCTATTGGATGGGTACGGACTACCTGGGGCGGGATATCTTGAGTCGGGTCTTGATGGGGGCCAGATATACCGTTGGTATTTCCCTGGCCGGGGTCACCTTGGCCTGTGCCGGTGGCATCGTTCTGGGCATGGTTGCGGCGGTGATTGGCGGGTGGTTTGATACGATCCTGTCGCGGCTGCTGGATGCGTTCAACGGCATCCCCTCTTTGTTGTTTGGCCTGGTGGTTGTTGCGGCAGTTGGGTCATCCATCCCTGTGCTGGTTCTGACGCTGGCGGCAATCTATTTGCCCGGTAGTTACCGTTTTGCGCGGGCTTTGGCCGTGAATGTGAACACGATGGATTTTGTCACAGTGGCACGTGCCCGCGGCGAGCAAACCGGGTATCTTATTCGCACCGAGATCTTCCCCAACATCCTGGGGCCTGTGCTGGCTGATCTTGGTCTGCGCTTTGTCTTTATCGTTTTGGTTTTGTCGGGACTGTCATTCCTTGGCATTGGTGTGCAACCCCCCCATGCTGACTGGGGCGGGTTGGTTCGTGAAAACATCGAAGGGCTTAGCCTTGGGGCGCCTGCGGTGATCTTCCCCTGTATCGCAATCGCCTCCCTGACCATTTCGGTGAATATGTTCATCGACAACCTCCCACAAAAAATCCGCGACAGGAGCAACTGA
- a CDS encoding ABC transporter ATP-binding protein, whose product MTQPLVSVRDLVIGAVTDSGREVEIIRHVNFDIQPGEIVALIGESGSGKTTIALSLMGHCRPGCSINGGSIRLGAHDVTKMTETKRAKLRGTEVSYIPQSAAAAFNPSQRIMDQVIEITEIHKLMPRSEAEAKAVELFRALALPDPDNIGQRYPHQVSGGQLQRLSAAMALIGDPQLVIFDEPTTALDVTTQIEVLRAFRAVMQGSGMAGVYVSHDLAVVAQVADRIIVLKAGQIQEVGMTRDILDAPQHPYTQELLSAFKPVPFASVKSAVAKAEAPILEVNNLSAGYGPTRSGEAEFKVLDNINFRMERGTNLGVIGESGSGKSTLARAVAGILPRYKGDVFSQGEALSPDLNDRSKDQLRRLQIVFQLADTALNPSQPIESILARPLKFYHGMNGKVRERRVIELLDMVQLPAAMRHRLPGELSGGQKQRVNFARALAAEPDLILCDEITSALDTVVAAAMLDLLKDLQRDLGLSYMFISHDLSTVEAICDDVLVMLKGKLVESLPAAHMSESAEHPYSRLLISSVPKLDPDWLANLEDDPELSKAMQGR is encoded by the coding sequence ATGACCCAACCCCTTGTGTCTGTTCGAGATCTTGTGATCGGCGCGGTGACGGATTCTGGCCGCGAGGTCGAGATCATTCGGCATGTCAATTTTGATATCCAACCGGGTGAGATTGTTGCGCTGATTGGCGAAAGCGGGTCGGGCAAAACAACAATCGCCCTATCGCTTATGGGCCATTGTCGCCCGGGCTGTTCCATCAATGGCGGCTCTATCCGGTTGGGCGCGCATGATGTGACCAAGATGACGGAGACCAAACGCGCCAAGCTGCGCGGGACAGAAGTCTCGTATATTCCTCAATCCGCCGCCGCGGCCTTTAACCCGTCGCAACGGATCATGGATCAGGTCATTGAAATTACCGAAATCCATAAATTGATGCCGCGTTCTGAAGCCGAAGCCAAGGCGGTTGAGCTGTTCCGCGCGCTGGCGCTTCCTGATCCAGACAACATTGGGCAACGCTACCCCCACCAGGTATCAGGGGGGCAGTTGCAGCGATTGTCGGCGGCCATGGCCCTGATCGGTGACCCCCAGCTTGTGATCTTTGACGAACCAACCACGGCGCTTGATGTCACGACGCAGATTGAGGTTCTCAGGGCGTTTCGCGCGGTGATGCAGGGCAGTGGCATGGCCGGCGTCTATGTCAGCCATGATTTGGCTGTGGTGGCACAGGTCGCGGATCGCATCATTGTTCTGAAGGCAGGACAAATTCAAGAAGTCGGGATGACGCGAGATATCTTGGACGCCCCCCAACATCCCTATACCCAAGAATTGTTGTCAGCCTTCAAACCGGTGCCTTTTGCCTCGGTCAAATCTGCCGTCGCCAAAGCTGAAGCTCCCATTCTTGAGGTGAACAATCTGTCTGCGGGGTATGGTCCTACGCGCTCGGGCGAAGCAGAGTTCAAGGTTCTGGATAACATCAACTTTCGAATGGAGCGGGGCACCAACCTGGGGGTCATCGGGGAAAGCGGGTCGGGCAAGTCCACGCTTGCGCGGGCCGTTGCCGGGATTTTGCCCCGCTACAAAGGTGATGTCTTTTCCCAAGGGGAGGCCCTTTCGCCAGATCTGAATGACCGCTCCAAGGATCAACTACGGCGGCTTCAAATTGTGTTCCAATTGGCGGACACGGCTTTGAATCCATCCCAACCGATTGAATCAATTTTGGCCCGGCCGCTGAAGTTCTATCACGGCATGAATGGGAAGGTGCGTGAACGGCGTGTGATTGAATTGTTGGATATGGTGCAGCTCCCAGCGGCTATGCGGCATCGGCTGCCTGGGGAGCTTTCGGGCGGACAAAAACAACGTGTGAATTTCGCACGAGCTCTTGCAGCGGAACCGGACCTGATCCTTTGCGATGAAATTACATCGGCTTTGGACACGGTTGTGGCAGCGGCCATGCTTGACTTGCTAAAGGATCTGCAGCGGGATCTGGGGCTCAGCTATATGTTTATCAGCCATGATCTGTCGACGGTCGAAGCGATCTGCGATGATGTTCTTGTCATGCTGAAGGGAAAACTTGTCGAATCCCTGCCTGCTGCCCACATGAGCGAAAGCGCGGAACATCCCTATTCACGGCTTTTGATTTCATCGGTACCAAAGCTGGACCCAGACTGGTTGGCCAACCTCGAAGACGACCCGGAGCTCTCCAAAGCAATGCAGGGGCGTTAA
- a CDS encoding Lrp/AsnC family transcriptional regulator, whose translation MTHTYKLDRIDVNILAALQQNGRITNVELSEIVNLSPSPCLMRVKKLQKAGYISGYTALIDVSKLGETLTVFTEFTLKNHRQIDFARFQEALEKIDSCTECHLVSGGYDYLAKFVTAGISDYQNIVEALIDRNIGIDKYFSFVVIKTPFVKNHLPLGRLFGDRVHDQG comes from the coding sequence ATGACACATACCTACAAACTCGACCGCATCGATGTGAACATACTGGCTGCTCTGCAACAAAATGGGCGAATTACCAATGTTGAGCTGTCTGAAATTGTAAACCTGTCGCCGTCCCCCTGCCTGATGCGGGTGAAGAAACTTCAGAAGGCTGGATATATCTCAGGGTATACCGCTTTGATTGATGTCTCAAAACTGGGTGAGACGCTGACGGTCTTTACGGAATTCACCCTAAAGAACCACCGCCAGATCGACTTTGCCCGCTTTCAAGAAGCCCTGGAAAAGATCGACAGCTGCACTGAATGTCACTTGGTGTCTGGTGGTTACGACTATCTTGCGAAATTTGTAACCGCCGGCATCTCGGACTATCAGAACATTGTAGAAGCCCTGATCGACAGGAATATTGGCATCGACAAATATTTTAGTTTTGTCGTGATCAAGACGCCCTTTGTGAAAAACCATCTTCCACTAGGGCGTCTGTTTGGTGATCGGGTTCACGACCAGGGTTAA
- a CDS encoding NAD(P)/FAD-dependent oxidoreductase produces MTAPLLHISSATDCPQQADTVVIGGGIVGVSTAYWLARAGQKVVLLEKGRIGAEQSSRNWGWCRQQNRDARELPLSRVSLSLWEEMMQDCGAEIGFRRCGLIYLSNDEAEIEGWARWGRFARGEGVDTRMLTATEAAEHGAATGQAWKGGVWSPTDGIANPAAAAPMIAQGIEKHGGIVLQGCAARGVETSGGAVSAVVTEKGGIQTKQVVLSGGAWAGSFLHQLGVFFPQSSVRSSILSVAPGAQGIPDAVHTKEVSVTRRGDGGYTLAISGLAKVDPTPRMLRGSKHFLPMFLRRWRSLAPGGAQAWRSGFDGLKKWKLDQPTPMEQMRILDPRPDAGTIAKTLACGRQLFPALQKVPLQASWASYIDSTPDGVPVIDSDIGVPGLALAAGLSGHGFGIGPGVGHLMADMLLGRAPVTETAQYKLSRFTQSQWGKVSDF; encoded by the coding sequence ATGACTGCTCCGCTCTTGCACATTTCTTCCGCAACCGATTGTCCGCAGCAAGCGGATACCGTTGTTATCGGCGGCGGTATCGTTGGGGTCAGCACCGCCTATTGGCTGGCGCGGGCTGGGCAAAAGGTTGTGCTGCTGGAAAAGGGACGTATCGGCGCCGAACAATCCAGCCGAAACTGGGGCTGGTGCCGACAGCAAAACCGGGATGCCCGTGAATTGCCATTGTCGCGTGTGAGCCTGTCTTTGTGGGAAGAGATGATGCAGGATTGCGGCGCTGAAATTGGCTTTCGCCGCTGTGGTTTGATCTATCTGTCCAACGATGAGGCCGAAATCGAAGGCTGGGCCCGGTGGGGACGTTTTGCCCGTGGCGAGGGTGTTGATACCCGGATGCTGACCGCCACAGAAGCAGCCGAACACGGGGCAGCCACTGGGCAGGCATGGAAGGGCGGTGTCTGGTCTCCGACCGATGGCATTGCGAACCCTGCCGCTGCTGCGCCGATGATTGCGCAGGGCATCGAGAAGCATGGTGGGATTGTCCTGCAGGGATGTGCGGCGCGCGGAGTTGAAACCAGCGGTGGGGCGGTCAGCGCCGTTGTGACCGAAAAGGGGGGGATCCAGACCAAGCAGGTTGTCCTTTCTGGCGGCGCCTGGGCCGGCAGTTTCCTGCATCAGCTGGGTGTTTTCTTCCCGCAGTCCTCGGTGCGCAGTTCGATCCTTTCGGTGGCCCCTGGGGCGCAGGGGATTCCGGATGCGGTGCATACCAAAGAGGTCTCTGTTACCCGGCGCGGCGATGGTGGCTATACGCTGGCCATTTCGGGCCTGGCAAAGGTGGACCCAACCCCGCGTATGCTGCGTGGGTCCAAACACTTCCTGCCGATGTTCCTGCGGCGCTGGCGCTCTTTGGCCCCTGGTGGGGCGCAGGCCTGGCGGTCCGGTTTTGACGGTTTGAAAAAGTGGAAGCTGGATCAACCTACGCCGATGGAGCAGATGCGTATATTGGACCCGCGCCCGGATGCGGGCACGATTGCAAAAACCCTGGCCTGTGGACGTCAGCTGTTTCCGGCTTTGCAAAAGGTGCCTCTGCAGGCCTCTTGGGCCAGCTATATCGACAGCACGCCAGACGGTGTACCTGTCATTGACAGTGACATCGGAGTACCGGGTCTGGCGCTGGCAGCTGGCTTGTCCGGGCATGGGTTTGGTATTGGCCCCGGTGTCGGCCACCTGATGGCGGATATGCTGTTGGGGCGGGCGCCAGTTACTGAAACCGCACAATACAAACTGTCCCGTTTTACACAGAGCCAATGGGGCAAAGTATCTGATTTCTGA
- a CDS encoding NAD(P)/FAD-dependent oxidoreductase, which yields MILGGGLMGTATAYFLTRRGVRVTLIERGCVGAGATVASFGNIRRSGRYLPQMPLANRSLGLWPRLENWLGTDVEFRATGHLRLIFDHDGLGMMQQFRKEALDWGLELEVLEPRDIRKRFPGLGPGAIAASFSPEDGSANPRLIAPAFAMAALRGGATIHEQAHVSDMNKTTSGFEVVTSVGTFSADTLLNCAGAWGPDIARHFGEEVPITLAGPQMGVTEPLPHRILPVVGVWSKQHGAYLRQVERGNVVFGGAVARTQVGADGFAKVDPHNLSNQLQEVVKLAPALRQATVIRQWSGVEGYVQDMLPVMGPSGTTEGLFHAFGFCGHGFQLGPGVGDAMAELITTGACATPLAPFDIARFSP from the coding sequence ATGATCTTGGGTGGCGGTCTTATGGGAACCGCCACGGCGTATTTTCTAACCAGGCGCGGGGTCCGCGTGACACTGATTGAACGCGGCTGCGTTGGCGCCGGTGCGACGGTGGCCTCTTTTGGGAATATCAGACGGTCAGGGCGTTACCTGCCGCAAATGCCCTTGGCCAATCGCTCACTGGGGCTTTGGCCAAGGCTGGAAAACTGGCTTGGTACAGATGTCGAGTTCCGGGCAACCGGGCATTTGCGGCTTATCTTTGACCACGATGGCCTGGGTATGATGCAGCAATTTCGCAAAGAGGCGCTGGATTGGGGGCTTGAGCTAGAGGTTCTGGAGCCAAGGGACATTCGCAAACGGTTCCCGGGCTTGGGCCCAGGTGCAATTGCGGCGTCTTTCTCACCGGAGGATGGATCTGCCAACCCGCGCCTCATCGCCCCCGCCTTTGCAATGGCTGCTCTGCGCGGTGGCGCGACCATTCACGAGCAGGCCCATGTTTCTGACATGAACAAAACGACCAGCGGCTTTGAAGTGGTCACCTCGGTTGGAACATTTTCCGCCGATACGCTTTTGAATTGCGCCGGAGCATGGGGGCCTGACATCGCGCGCCACTTTGGTGAAGAGGTTCCAATCACTTTGGCAGGGCCACAAATGGGTGTCACCGAGCCCCTGCCCCATCGCATTTTGCCTGTCGTTGGGGTTTGGTCAAAACAACACGGGGCCTATTTGCGCCAAGTCGAACGCGGCAATGTGGTCTTTGGCGGCGCTGTTGCGCGCACTCAGGTTGGTGCAGACGGATTTGCCAAGGTTGATCCGCACAACCTGTCAAACCAGTTACAAGAGGTTGTTAAACTGGCGCCCGCCCTTCGGCAGGCAACAGTTATTCGACAATGGTCTGGCGTCGAGGGCTATGTGCAAGACATGTTGCCGGTGATGGGACCTTCAGGCACCACCGAAGGCCTTTTTCATGCCTTTGGCTTTTGCGGACATGGCTTCCAGCTTGGGCCTGGCGTGGGTGACGCCATGGCGGAACTTATCACAACGGGGGCATGTGCCACACCGCTGGCGCCCTTTGACATCGCAAGATTCAGCCCATGA
- a CDS encoding LysR family transcriptional regulator — translation MRARQLEVFTAVMRIGTVTGAARMLNISQPALSQVLRHTEDELGFLLFSREKGRLHPTPEALELYPDAERLFAGLEGLRRKSTDLRKGRSGLVRIAASAPPSMSVLPNALSMLRQKHPNIQLRVHVAPINTLITMLRTGDATLALALDDQMPPDICAEVIDMTSFCCLMSAQSDLVSASEVSFDMLADRTVISYRTQTRPRDELQQAAQVQGLGFQPDLEIDSSITAVGFVQAGLGVALVDALLPWHQFQGVEVRPLANSPKLPLSLLTLKDRPLSQADQIMSAELRAICELGNSERT, via the coding sequence ATGCGCGCGCGCCAACTGGAAGTGTTTACAGCTGTCATGCGGATTGGCACGGTGACTGGTGCCGCCCGTATGCTGAATATTTCGCAACCGGCCCTCAGCCAGGTCTTGCGTCACACCGAAGACGAGCTTGGCTTTCTGCTCTTTAGTCGCGAAAAGGGCCGTCTTCATCCCACACCCGAGGCGCTAGAGCTTTATCCCGATGCCGAACGCCTCTTTGCGGGTCTCGAAGGTCTGCGCCGCAAATCGACAGATCTGCGAAAGGGCCGGTCGGGACTCGTCCGTATCGCCGCTTCGGCACCGCCGTCGATGTCAGTTTTACCCAATGCGCTCAGCATGTTGAGGCAAAAACACCCAAATATTCAATTGCGGGTACATGTGGCCCCAATCAACACTTTGATAACTATGTTGCGGACAGGGGACGCGACCCTGGCCCTGGCGCTAGATGATCAAATGCCGCCAGACATATGTGCAGAAGTTATTGATATGACATCCTTTTGCTGCCTGATGTCGGCGCAGTCTGACCTGGTCAGCGCCTCCGAAGTCAGTTTTGATATGTTGGCGGATCGCACGGTCATTTCATACCGGACGCAAACCCGCCCCAGAGATGAATTGCAACAGGCGGCTCAGGTGCAGGGGCTAGGCTTTCAACCCGATTTGGAAATCGATTCCTCAATTACAGCGGTCGGGTTTGTTCAGGCGGGGTTAGGCGTGGCGCTGGTGGATGCGCTGCTGCCCTGGCATCAATTCCAGGGGGTAGAGGTGCGCCCTTTGGCAAACAGTCCAAAATTGCCCCTATCTCTATTGACGCTAAAGGACAGACCGCTTTCCCAGGCCGATCAGATCATGTCCGCTGAGCTACGGGCGATCTGTGAATTAGGCAATTCCGAACGAACATAA